CGATGCCGACGGCCCGCACCCGCCACCTGACAGCGATCCCGGTCGTCCACTCCGCCGACTAGACGCCCGCCCGCAGGCCGCCTTCGCCGCGCGACTGCTCGCCCGTTTCCGGCGGTCCGGGCCGTCTTCGCTGCCGCGATGTCGTCCGCCGCCGGTCGCCTGGCCGCGGCTCTGCCTGCCGGTTTCCGGCGGTCCGGGCCGTCCTCGTTGCCGCGATGTCGCCCGCTTTGCCCCGTCGCCCGGACCATCCCCGCTGCCGCGATGCCACCCGCCCGTTTCCGGATTCCTTTTCGGTACGACTCGGAGTCCCGTGCCGACCGGCCCGCGACGCTGCGGCCCGCTCCGGGCCACGACGCGTGTCGTGCGGGTCCGCTCGGCGCACGCGACGCCCTGGCCCACTCACGACCGCAGCGCGCCCCAAACCCCGGCTGGCTCCGTCGCCTGCCCGAGCTCGGGCACAGCCATGAGGTCCAGCCGGGGGCACTGGGGCTGACGCCCGTGGCTCTGATGGGCTCCAGATAGGACTGCCAGGCTCAGCCGGGTCTTGAAGCGCGCGGGCTGGCCCCAGTGGCCCTGTCCGCGCTTGTGATACGGCCCAGCCGGGGGTGGTCGGGCTGGCTTTCGTGGCCCTGTCCGGGTTCGGGTTAGGGCCGTGGGGTCCAGCCGGGGGTGGTCGGGCTGGCTTCCGTGGCCCTGTCCGGGTTCGGGTTAGGGCCGTGGGGTCCAGCCGGGGGTGGTCGGGCTGGTTTCCGTGGCCCTGTCCGGGTTCGGGTTAGGGCCGTGGGGTCCAGCCGGGGGTGGTCGGGCTGGTTTCCGTGGCCCTGTCCGGGTTCGGGTTAGGGCCGTGGGGTCCAGCCGGGGGTGGTCGGGCTGGTTTCCGTGGCCCTGTCCGGGTTCGGGTTAGGGCCGTGGGGTCCAGCCGGGGGTGGTCGGGCTGGTTTCCGTGGCCCTGTCCGGGTTCGGGATAGGGCCGTGAAGTCCAGCCGGGTCTTGAGGCGCGCGGGCTGGTTTCCGTGGCCCTATCTGGGTTCGGGATGGGGCCGTGGGGTCCAGCTGGGGTGGTCGGGCTGGCTTTCGTGGCCCTATCTGGGTTCGGGATAGGGCGGTCAGTGCCAGCTCGGTGGTTTGGGCTGGGCTGGGTGCTGTGGGGCGGGCTTGGCGGGGCTGGTTGGTCTGGCGGGGGCGGCTGGGGCGGGGTGTGAGGGGCTGTTGGCGGACGGCGGTGCGGGGTCGGGGGTGGACGGCGGGTGGGTGCTGGGGGCGTACCGGAAAGGGGGGAGCGGGTCTGGGGGTGGGCAGGGTCCGTCAGCAGGTGATTTTTGGGTTCAGGGTGGTCAGCTCGCCGTCGGGGTTTTGCAGGTAGAGCCAGACGTGCATGTCGTAGTGGACCGGCATCGGCGGTGCGCCGGGTGGGACGTGGTGGCCCTCCATCGGGCCGTCGAACGGGTGGCCGAACAGGTCTGGGCGGTCGTTGTCGGTGTGTACGTCGCCGTCGGCGTCCGCGTGGAAGTACTCCAAGCCGGTGAGCTGCGGGGCGCCGTGTTTGGTGGGGAGGTAGAGCAGGATCGGCGGCTTGGCCGGGTTGATCCGGGTGGCGGTGGTCAGTTTGGGGTTGGCGTAGTGCAGGCCCATCCCGGGGACGCAGTCCTCGGTGGGGAGGTAACCGGCTTTGATCGCCTGGCGGACGTCGCGGAAGTGGTGGGTGGCGGCCAGCAGCGTCTTCCGCTGGGCGTCGGTGAGGTGCTGCGGGCGGGGCCGGTGGCCGAGCGCGGTGCCGGTGGGCGGTTCGTGGTGGTGGCCGGTTGTGGTGCTGGTGGGGGGTTGGTGGTGGCTGGTCGCGGCTCCGGTAGGCGGTTCGTGGTGGCCGGTTGCGGTGCTGGTGGGGGGTTCGTGGTGGTTGGCCTCGGGGAGAGGCGCCGCCGCCGGGGTGGCGTGCCGCTGGGCTTGGCGGGGAGCGGCCGCCGCCGGGGTGGCGCCGGCGGAGAGTAGGCCCGCGATCGTGGCGGTCGTCGCGACACCCCGGACCAGCTGCGAAATCGTCATGTGTCCAGGGTCCAGCGAAGATCAACTTGGTGGAGGCGGGGGACGCCGCGCTCACTGAGTCGGGTGACCCGTGAGCCGGAGCCGCGATCGCCCGGCGTACCGATCTGAGTTTGAGGGTTTCTGAGGTATCAAGTGCCACGATCGCGTCAAAGTTTTCCTCGGAGGTTCAACGATACGGTTGAGGTCATGATGGACGCTGCCAAGCTTCTGGAGATGTTGCCGGGACGACCACGGCTGCTCGCCCTGGGTGAGCCCACGCACGGCGAGGACACCCTGCTGGAGGTGCGGAACGAGCTGTTCCGGCAGCTCGTCGAGCAGGCCGGCTACCGGACGATCGCGCTGGAGAGCGACTGCCTGAGCGGGCTGGTCGTGGACGAGCACGTCCGGACCGGCGCCGGCACGCTGGACGAGGTGATGGAGCGCGGGTTCAGCCACGGGTTCGGCCGGTCGCCGGCCAACCGGGAGCTGGTGCGCTGGATGCGCGAGCACAACGAGCGGCGGCCCGAGCCGGAGTGGGTGCGGTTCGCCGGGTTCGACGGCCCGCTGGAGACGGCCTTCGCGGCCGGTCCGCGGCCGGTGCTCACCTGGTTGCACGCCCACCTGGCCGAGCGGGTCGACGCCGATCTGCTGCCGTGCACCGCGGCGACGCTGGACGAGCTGCTCGGCGACGACGACCGGTGGACCGATCCGGCCGCCATGATGGACCCGGCGCGGTCGGTCGGGCGCACGCCCGAGGCGGTGCGGTTGCGGCTGGTCGCCGACGATCTGGTGGCCCTGCTCGACGCCACGCCCGGGGCGGACACGGAGATCGCGCGCCTCTACGGGCGGACCGCCACCGGGCTGATGCGGTACCACTCCTGGTTCGCCGACTCCTCGCCCGGCCGGCTGCCGTGGGTGCTGACCGTGCGGGCCTCGATGATGGCCGTCAATCTCCTGGCGCTCGCCGAGCGCGGGCCGGTGCTGGCCTTCGCCAACAACGCGCACCTCCAGCGGCACCGCGGCGGCATGCACCTCGGCGGCCGGGAGGTGCCGTGGTGGCCCGCCGGGGCGATCGCCGGCGCCCGGCTGGGCGAGGAGTACGCGTTCGTGGCCACCGCCGTGGGAACGATCCGGCATCGCGGGGTGGACGTGCCACCGCCGGACACCGTCGAGGGCCGGCTCTACGCCCAGCTCGAGGACGGGGGCCTGGTCGACCCGCGCGGGATCGAGGGCTCGCCGGCGCCCCGGGTGTCGCCCTGGTTCGGCTACGCGCCGCTGGACCCTGGTCACCTGACCGCGCAGGACGCGATCGTGTTCGTGCGGGACGTGCCGGAGGGCGAGGCGTGGTGGCCGGTGTGAGCCGGGGCGCGGTGGGTAGTAGTACAACCGTTCGAACTTTTCGGATCGAGGGGTGAACGGTATGGCTGACAACCGGGTGAAGGATCCGCGGGACTGGACCACCGGGGACGAGCCGGCGACCGGGGCGCAGGAGTCGTACCTGCACACGCTGGCCACCGAGGCGCACGAGGACGTTCCGGACGACCTGACCAAGGCGGAGGCGTCCGAGCGGATCGACGAGCTTCAGGAGAAGACCGGCCGGGGCCGGTGACACCGGAGGGTGTCGCTCGATGGAGTGACGCCCTCCCGCCCGGGCCCTCCGCCGTCGGAGACTGTGACCGCTGCGGGTTGCCTGATCGGGGGAGGGCCATGCGGGCATGACACAGACATTCGAGTACGTCGCCGCGACTGACCTGGACGAGGTCCTGGCCGCGCTCGCCGACGGCGGCACGTCGGTGCTGGCCGGGGGACAGAGCCTGGTCCCCGAGCTGAGCGCGCCGGGTGCGCCGCGTCGCCGGGTGGTCGACATCAACCGGGTGGCCGGGCTGGACACCCTCGTCGAGGCGGACGGCTTCCTGCGGGTGGGACCGCTGGTCCGGCACCGGACGTTCGAGTCGGAGGCGGTCGGCGGTCCGCTGGGTGAGCTGCTCCGTGCGGTGGTGCGGCACATCGGGCATCCGCCGATCCGGGCTCGCGGCACGATGCTGGGAAGTCTCGCGTACGCCCATCCGGCCGCCGAGTGGCCCGCGGTGGCCGTGGCGCTCGGCGCGGAGATGGTGCTGACCGGCCCGGCCGGGTGCCGTACCGTGCCGGCCGCGGAGTTCTTCACCGGGCCGTTCGGGACCGCACGCCGGCCGGAGGAGCTGCTCGTCGAGGTCCGGCTGCCGGTGCTGCCGGTGGGTACCGGGATCGGGTATGCCGAGGACCGGCGGACCACGATCTTCCCGGAGGCGGCCGCGTTCGCCGCGGTGACGATGGCCGGCGGGCGGGTGACTGCGGCGGCGATCGGGCTGGTCAACGCCGGGCCGTGCCCGGTGCGGGGGCGCGCCGCGGAGAAGGTGCTGGTCGGATCGGACTTCTCGGACGCAACGATCGCGGCGGCTGCGGCGACGGCCGCCGACACGGACGCCATGATCGGCGCGGAGGCGGCGGGGGCTGCCGACACGGACCCGGTGCTGGGCCCGGCGGCGCGGGCGGCCGGCGCTCTCCGGCGGCGGGCCATCAGGACGCTGACCCGCAGGGCGCTCTCGCAAGCCCGGGAGCGGACGGTGACCGGGTGCGCGTGACGCTCGCGGTGAACGGAGCCCACCGGGAACTCGACGTCGAACCGCATCGCAGCCTGGCCGCCGTCCTCCGGGACCACGGCCGGCTCGGCGCGCCCGGCTGCGCGGACGGCACGTGCGGCGGGTGCGAGGCGGTGGTCGACGGTGAGGTGATCCGCAGCTGCCTGATGCTGGCCGTGCAGTGCGACGGCGCGCGGGTGCTGGTCGCCGACGAGGAAGCGGCCGCCTGAGGCCCCCAAAGAAGCGGCGCCCGAATCGCGGCGGCCAAACGGTGGAGGCCAGGCGGTGGCAACCAAACGGTGGAGGCCAGGCGAAAGCCGCCACGCGGCGGCAGGCGGCGGCGGCAAGGCGGCGGCGACAAGGCGGCGGCGGAGAGGCGGCGGCAGCAAGGCGGCGGCGGAGAGGCGGCGGCAGCAAGGCGGCGGCGGAGAGGCGGCGGCGACAAGGCGGCGGCGGAGAGGCGGCGGCGACAAGGCGGCGGCGGCGAGGCGGCGGCGGCAAGGCGGCGGCAGGCGGCGACGACAAGGCAGGCGCACAGAAGCGGGCAGCCGGCCGCTATCCGGCACCGGCTGTCAGGCGCGCAGGTGGGACTGCAGCACCAGGGCTGCCGCCCCGGTCGCCGACGCGGTCGCCGCGGCCAGCGAGACCGTCACCGTCACGTTGCGGTGCCAGGTGCGGGCGTCCGCGGTGGCCAGCCTCCGCATGATCGCCGGACCGTAGATCGCCGACGCCGCCGCGAACCCCGGCCCGGTCAGCACCACCAGGTCGATGTCGAGCAGGTTGACCAGCGACTCCGCGGCCGCCGCCACATAGCGCGCCGACGACTCCAGCAGCGACCGGCAGTGCGGCGCACCGGCCCGGGCGGCCCGCGCGACCGCCCCGAACTCGGCGGTCACGCTGCGGATCGGCTGGCTCAGGTCGAGACCGGCCTCGGCCGCGGCGACCCGGTCCGAACGCGCCGCGGTCACCACGGTCCGCGGCCCGGCCAGCACCTCCAGGCAGCCCCGGCTGCCGCACCAGCACTCCGGCCCGAACACCTCGAGGCACAGGTGCCCGAACTCGCCGGCGCTGGCGTGGCTGCCGCGCATCGCCCGGCCCTCGATGACGATCCCGGCGCCGATCCCGCCGCCCATGTAGAGCGCCGCGAAGGCCCGGTCCGGTCCGACCCGGGCCACCCAGTACTCACCGACGGCCGCCGCGGTCGCGTCGTTCTCCACCAGGACCGGCCAACCGGTCGCCGTGGCGAGTCGCCGGCCCAGCTCGTCGCCGGGCAGGCCGCGCAGGTGCGGCAGGACGTCGTCGGAGGGCAGGCCGCCGCTGTGCGGGCCGGGCCAGACGATGCCGACGCCGAGGCAGCGGGCCGGGTCGACGCCGGAGCCGGCGAGCAGCACGTCGATGTCGGCGGAGAGGGCGCTGAGCACCGACTCGGGGTCGGCGCCGAGCGGGGCCGGGCGGGCCAGCCGGGAGATGACGCCGCCGGTCTGGCCGGTCAGCACGTACGTCGTGGTGTCCTCGTCCAGGTGCACGCCGACCGCCAGCCGCGCGGCCGGGTCGAGGCGTAGCAGGGTGCGCGGCTTGCCGCCGGTCGGGGTGCGCCCGGTCTCCACGACCAGGCCCTCCTCCAGCAGGCGGCGGACCGTCATGGAGACGGCGGCCTCGGTGAGCCCGGTCATTTTCGCCAGCTCGACGCGGCTCAGTGGCTCGGAGGCCCGGATGGCGTCGAGGATGCTCTCCCGGGCGCCGGGACGGCGGCCCCGGCCGGGACGTCCGCCCGACGCGGTCGCGCCGACGGTCTCTCTCACTCGGTCACCCTCTCCGGGCCGCGTTCAGACGTGGCGTGCACGAAAAGCGCCGCCTTCGACCGTGGCGCGCACGAGAAGCTCACTCGGTCACCCTCTCCGGGCCGCGTTCAGACGTGGCGTGCACGAAAAGCGCCGCCTTCGACCGTGGCGCGCACGAGAAGCTCACTCGGTCACCCTCCCCGGGCCGGATCAGCCGTGACGCGTACGAGCAGGACGCGGTCCGGATAGAGCACCGGGAGACGGAGCCCGGCGGCGCCGAGCGTGCGGCCGTTCAGGCGAACCCCCTGGGGCGTGCACCAGGGTAACGCAGCGCCCCAGGCGGCGGCGTTACCGTCAGCTACGTCACCCGGCGGTTGCGGCCGCACGTGATAGGTCCGCGCCGGGTCCAGGCCGGGCAGACCGGCCGTGCCGGGCGGGTAGGACGCGCTGGTCGACGTGGCGATCAGCGCGTAGAGGGCATCCGACTTGTCCTGCGCGACCACCCCGGTCACCTGAAAGGCCGGATCCGCGAGGTCGGCGTGCACCAGCGTCCCGGTGTGCAGCAGCCCCCGCACCTCCTTGTACAGAGCCACCCACTCCGACAGATCAGAAATCTCGGAGCCGGACGCGCGCGTGAGGTCCCATTCGATCCCCAGGTGACCCCAGATCGCGGTGCCGGCCCGCATCGAGAGGGGTGACGAGCGGTGCGTGGTGTGACTCAGTGGGGCCCCGATGTGCGATCCGATCAGTTCCAGGGGGATCAGCAGGCTGGTCCACCGCTGGATCGTCACCCGCTCGTGCGCGTCGATGCAGTCCGACGCCCACACCCGGTCGGTGCGCTCCAGGATCTCCAGGTCGACCCGCCCGCCGCCGGACGAGCAGGACTCGATCTCCACGCCGGGGTGCCGCGCCCGCAGCTCGTCGAGCAGGCGGTAGACCGCCAGCGTCTGGTCGTGCACGCCGGGCCGCCCGCTGCTCGGGTGCCCCGCCTCGACCAGGTCCCGGTTGTGGTCCCACTTCAGGTACGCGATGTCATGCTCGGTCAGCAGCGCGTCGAGCCGCCCCAGGAGGTGCGCGAAGGCCGCCGGGTTGGCCAGGTCGAGCACCTGCTGATGCCGGGCCGGCCGGGGCAGCCGCGCGCCGGTCGACATGATCCAGTCCGGGTGCGCGCGGGCCAGCTCCGAGTCCGGGTTGATCATCTCGGGCTCGACCCAGAGGCCGAACTCCAGGCCGAGCCCGCGGACCACGTCGATCAGCGGGCCGAGCCCGTCCGGCCAGACGTCCGGCGAGACGAACCAGTCGCCCAGCCCCGAGGTGTCGTCGCGGCGGGAGCCGAACCAGCCGTCGTCCAGCACGAACCGTTCCGCGCCGACCGCCGCGGCGGCCTTGGCCAGCTCGGTCAGCCGGGCCAGGTCGTGATCGAAGTAGACCGCCTCCCAGGTGTTCACCACGACCGGGCGGGGCCTGACCGGGTGGTGCTGGCGGGCGCGCAGATACCGGTGGAAGCGGTCCGCGACGCCGTCCAGGCCGTGCGCGCTGTACACCGCGTACAGCCAAGGGGTTTGATATGTCTCGCCGTCGGCGAGGCTCACCTCGCCGGGCAGCAGCAGTTCGCCGCCACCGAGCGCGGACCACCCGTGATAGGTGCGCTCGGCGATCGAGCGGGCGCCCCCGGAGAACGCGGTGTGCAGCGCCCAGACCTCACCGCCGCGGTTGGTGAAGGCGGGCGTGCCGGCGCACAGCAGGTAGGCCGAGTCGTAGCCGGTCCGCCCGGTCCGGTTCTCCCGGACCCGCAGGCCGTGCGTGAAGGCGGTCCGCTGCGGCTGGCGTTCGCGCAGGTGGTGCCCGGTGAAGTCGAGCAGCTCGGCGGCGCGCTCGGGCACCGGGAGAAAGAGCGTGAGATGCTCCAGCCAGTAGACGCCGGGTCCGCTGCTGGTCAGCGCGGCCCGCCCGCGCAGCACCCCGGCGGGGTGCAGTTCCAGATCGATGGTCAGGTCCAGGCCCGCTTCGCGATCGGTCGCCGTTATGCGTACGCCCCGAGCGTCCCGTTCGATCCCGGTGACCGCGAACGCCGTCGCCCATCCGCGCCCGTCCCGATGTCCGGCCAGCCCGGGCGTGCCCAGCCAGCCGGACGACTGCTCGGGGATCAGGGACACCCGCACCGTCCCGTCCACCGAGAAGCCGATCGGCTGCGGAGCCAGCGCCGGCAGCAGGTCCGATGTGATCTGCTCGTCGTCGAGGGCGGCGCCCCAGTGCACCACCGACGGCAGACCGGGGCCGCGGCAGTCGAGCACGAGGCTCACCCCGGCGGCCGTCAGGTGTACCAGGTCCGGCCCCATCGGTGTCTCCCTACCAGCGTTGACGGGCTTCGTTCAGTTGCTTAAGAATGTTAGCCGCCCCGCCTGCGGCGGCACTACGACAGGAGCCACTCGAAATGATCAGAACCGACCTGCACGCGGGCTGGACCGTGCGCGCCGCCGGTGGACCGGTCCCCGCGGAGCTCGCCGCCGAGATCGTCCCGGCCACCGTGCCCGGCACCGTGCACACCGACCTGCTCGACGCCGAGCTGATCCCGGACCCGTTCCTGGGGGAGAACGAGGCGGCGCTGGTCTGGTTCCACCGGGCGGCCTGGCTGTACGAGACGACGTTCACGGCCGCGCCGGCCGCCGCGGACGAGCGGGTCGACCTGGTCTTCGAGGGGCTGGACACGGTCGCGACGATCACGCTGGACGGCGCCGAGCTGGGCCGGACCGCGAACATGCACCGGAGCTACCGGTTCGACGTGCGGGACCGGGTGCGCGACGGCGGGATCCCGCTGGCGGTGCGGTTCGACTCGGCGCTGGAGTACGCGGAGGAGTTGCAGAAGGTGATCGGGGAACGGCCCCGGCCCTATCGGCACCCCTTCAACGCCGTACGCAAAATGGCTTGTTCCTTTGGTTGGGATTGGGGTCCTGACCTGCAGACGGCGGGCATCTGGAAGCCGGTGCGGGTGGAGCGGTGGCGGGTGGCGCGGCTGGCTTCGGTGCGGCCGCTCGCGACGCTCGACGCCGATGGGACGGGGCGGCTCACGCTGCACGTCGAGGTTGAGCGGTCCGGTTTGTCCGCCGCAACCGATCTCACCGTGGAGGTCACCGTCGGCGCCCAGACCGCTCGCATCGTGATCCCGGCGGGCGACATTTCGGGAATGATCGAGATATTGGTCGAAGGTGCACAGGCCTGGTGGCCGATCGGCTACGGCGACCAGCCGCTGAGCGACGTTGTCACGACTTTGCGTGATGAATCGGGCGAGCTGGACGCGCACCGTGCGCGGGTCGGGTTCCGGACCGTCACGCTGGACGAGACCGCCGACGAGATCGGGAGCGCTTTCACGCTCCAGGTCAACGGCACCCCGATCTTCGTCCGCGGCCTCAACTGGATCCCCGAGGACCACCTGCTCACCCGCCTGACCAGGGAGGTCTACGCCGCCGCGATCGACCGGGCGGTCGAGGCCAACACGAACCTGCTGCGTGTCTGGGGCGGCGGCATCTACGAGAACGAGGACTTCTACGACCTCTGCGACGAGCGCGGCATCCTGGTCTGGCAGGACTTCCCGCTGGCCTGTGCGGCGTACGCCGAGGAGGAGCCGCTCCGCTCGGAGATCCTCGCCGAGGCCCGGGAGAACGTCGCCCGGCTCACCCCGCACCCGTCGCTGGCCCTGTGGAACGGCGGCAACGAGAACATCTGGGGCCACGAGGACTGGGACTGGAAGCCCGCGCTCGACGGGCTGACCTGGGGCGCCGGTTACTACTACGAGGACTTCCCGGCGCTGCTCGCCGAGCTGGACCCGACCCGGCCCTACCACCCCGGCAGCCCGTCCAGCCCCGGTCACGACCCCGAGGTGATCCACCCGAACGACGACCGGTACGGCACCCGGCACGAGTGGGAGGCGTGGAACCGGGAGGACTACACCCACCACGACAACTTCCGGCCCCGGTTCTGCGCCGAGTTCGGCTGGCAGGCGCCGCCGACCTGGTCGACGCTGCGCGAGTCGATCGCGCCGGAGGACTTCGACCAGGAGTCGCCGGCGTTCCTGCTGCACCAGAAGGCGGAGGACGGCAACGGCAAGCTGAACCGCGGGATGGCCCACCACATGCGGGTGCCCGAGGAGTTCGAGGCGTGGCACTGGGCCACCCAGCTCAATCAGGCGCGGGCCACGGCGTACGCGATCGCGCACCTGCGCGGCCACGCGCCGCGCACCATGGGCAGCATCCTCTGGCAGCTCAACGACTGCTGGCCGGTCACCTCGTGGGCGGTCGTCGACGGCGCCGGGCGGCGCAAGCCGGCCTGGTACGCGCTGCGCCGCTCCTACGCGCCCCGGCTGCTCGCCTTCCGCGACGGCAACCTGGTCGTGGTCAACGACAGCCCGGCGGCCTGGCGGGGCGCGGCCGGGTTGCGGCGGGTGGGGTTCGACGGCACGGTCCTGGCCGCAGCTTCACACCCGCTGGATATTCCGGCCCGGTCAGTAAGGATCATCCCGTTGGACGAAGCCGTGATCACGCCCGGCGACCCGGCCCGGGAGGTGCTGGTCGCGGAGGCCGACGGGCTCCGGGCCACCCACCTGTTCGCCGAGGATTTCGATCTCGCCTACGATCCGGCGGCGCTGTCGGCGGACATCAGCCCGGTCGAGGGCGGATACTCCATCACCGTGACCGCCGCCTCGTTCGCCCGTGACATCGCCGTGCTGGCCGACAAGATCGACCCGGACGCCGTGGTCGACGACATGCTCGTCGACCTGCTGCCGGGCGAGACCCACACGTTCCTGGTCCGGACGACCTGGGCGGATCCGAGTGGCTTCGTGGGTCCGGTGGTGCTGCGCTCGGCGAACGCGCTCGCCGCACCGGCCGAGGCCTGACCGCGGTGGCCGGCGGGCTGATCGGGCTGGTGCTGACCGGCAGCGCCGACCGGATCGGGGTGGAGCCGTTCTTCATGGAGCTGATCGCGGGCATGGAGGAGGCGCTCGCCCCGGCCGGGGCCACCGTGTTGCTGCTGGTGGTGCCGGACCTTGCGGCCGAGCTGGCCACCTACGCGCGCTGGGCGCAGGACCAGACCGTGGCGGCCGTGGTGGTGGTCAACCTGGTGCACGACGACGTCCGCCCGGCGCACGTGGCCGGGCTCGGCCTGCCGGTGGTGCTGGCCGGCAAGCACCCCGGCCCGTACACCAAGGTGGTCACCGACGACGCCGGGGCGATGACCACCGCCATCGAGACGCTCAGCGGGCTGGGGCATCGGGTGGTCGGGCGGGTCAGCGGGCCGGCCGAGTTGCTGCACACGGTGGAACGGACCCTGGCGATCCGATCCGCGGGCGCGGCGCACGGCGTCACCGTGGAGATCGTCGAGGGGGACTACAGCGCCGAGGCAGGGGTGCGTGGCCTGCGCGAGCTGCTGGCCGGGTCGCCGGCGCCGACCGCGATCGTCTTCGACAACGACGTGATGGCGGTGGCCGCGGAGCAGGAGCTGATCCGTTCCGGAGTGGCCGTGCCCGGCCGGATCAGCCTGCTGGCGTGCGACGACTCGCCGCTGTGCGAGCTGGCGGTGCCGCCGCTGTCGGCGCTCAGCACGGACGTGCACGAGCACGGGCTGACGCTGGGCCGGGCCGTCCTGGGCCTGGTCCGGGGCGAGGCCGGGCGGGAACACCCCGGCCCGGCGATCAGCATCCGGCAGCGCGAGAGCACCGGCCCCGCGCCGGCCTGAGAATCAGCAGCCGGGAGGCGCCGGGACGACGTGGGCTTCCGGGCCCGGGTAGACCAGCCCGGTGTGGCCGTCGGACCACCGGACCTCGTAGGGCGGGGTGCCGTCCTGGTGATGCAGCCGGACGATGGTCCCCACCTTGTTGCCGTCCCCGACGTGCCGGCCGTTGACCACGATCTGGTCCCCTTCGTGCGCGATCATGTGCCTGCCTCCGATCGGTGTTGTCGTCCCCTGGCAGCATCGCACCGTACGGCCGCGGTGCGTCCGGATTGCCGCCATCTGTGGATACAGGCATAGAGCCGCGAACCGTTGAGCGGGATGAATGCGCAGGTCACCGGCGGCTGTCGGAAGATTGCCGGGAGCGGTCCACAGCCGACTCGGGAAGGATGGCGGGAACGGGGAACCAGGTACGGGGGTGCCGATGGTGATGATCGTGATCGTCGCGTTGACCGGGCTGGTGGTCGCGCTCGGCCTGGCCTTCTGGCCGTGGCCCCGGCGGC
Above is a genomic segment from Actinoplanes ianthinogenes containing:
- a CDS encoding LacI family DNA-binding transcriptional regulator, with translation MAGGLIGLVLTGSADRIGVEPFFMELIAGMEEALAPAGATVLLLVVPDLAAELATYARWAQDQTVAAVVVVNLVHDDVRPAHVAGLGLPVVLAGKHPGPYTKVVTDDAGAMTTAIETLSGLGHRVVGRVSGPAELLHTVERTLAIRSAGAAHGVTVEIVEGDYSAEAGVRGLRELLAGSPAPTAIVFDNDVMAVAAEQELIRSGVAVPGRISLLACDDSPLCELAVPPLSALSTDVHEHGLTLGRAVLGLVRGEAGREHPGPAISIRQRESTGPAPA
- a CDS encoding DUF1918 domain-containing protein, with the protein product MIAHEGDQIVVNGRHVGDGNKVGTIVRLHHQDGTPPYEVRWSDGHTGLVYPGPEAHVVPAPPGC